The genome window AGCCATCCGTTTCGATCATTGAAGTGTTTTGTGATTCCAAATCGCAGCGGATAACGACCGGTCAGCACCGAGGCTCGCGTCGGAGAACAAACAGCCGAACCGGCGTAGAAGCGATCGCACCTCAAGCCTTCACTCGCGAGCCGATCCAAGTGTGGCGTCTTGACGGCGGGGCTGCCAAAACAGGACAGGTCTCCGTAGCCGAGGTCGTCCGCCAGTAACAGGATGATGTTGGGACGATCGGCGGCGTGGAGCGGCGCTGCGTTGGCCAGAAAGACAACGGCGATGCAGGCAATCGCCAGCGAGTGGATGAGAGGTTTCATGTGTGGGACGTGGATGATGTGGGAGTGCCGCATGAGACAGGCAGCATTGGGGAATTCATTTGCCCGAATGAGACGACTTGCCTTTGCGAGCGGCTGGTGCGGGCACGGGCGGCTTCGTCGGGCGAGCATCCAGCGGGTCGAAGAACCGCATGTTTGTTCCGACTCGGTCGAAGTCGCCGAGGTCTTCTCGCATCGATTCAGCTAGCCCCAGCAGTCTTTCAACGACTTGTGGATTTTCCGCCGCCACGTTCGTTGTCTCGCCCAAGTCGTTTTGCAAATCAACCAGGAAGGGACTCTCAAAACCGATTCGGTCCTTGGGAGCGATGTGCGAATTGCGACTGAACGGGGCAACTCCGATCGGTTCTTTTTCGCGGGGCAAATGGAGCTTCCATTTGCCCTGCCGAACGGCCTGCAGATGGACTCGAAGGTAATAGAAGAACGCCTTGTCAGGATCGGCTTGGTCAAATTCACCGTGAAAGAGATGACGGATGTCTTCGCCGTCGATCACTCGATCGGACGGAACGTCGGCTCCGGCGAGAGCAGCCAAGGTTGGCATCACGTCCATGGTCGTCGCAATCGAATCGCAAACCGTTCCCGCGGGCACTTTGTCTGGTCCCCAAAGAATCGCGGGGACTCGCACGCCACCTTCGAAGGAGGACACTTTGCCGCTTCGTAGCGGACCAGCGGACCCACCGTGATCACTTGGGCGATGCCCGTCCACATGCCCTTTGTTCTTGACCAACCAAGGACCATTGTCGCTGGTGAAAAGAACGTAGGTGTTATCGGCGAGCTTCAGTTCGCTGAGTGTGTCCAGGATCCTGCCGACGTTGAAATCGATCTCTTCAATGACATCGCCATACAGGCCACGTTTGCTTTTGCCTTTGAACGCTTGGGACGCATCCAACCGCGTGTGCGGCATCGTATGAGGGATGTAGACAAAGAATGGTTGGTCTTGGTTCTGTTCGATGAACGAGATGGCTTCGTCGGTGTAACGCTGAGTCAACGTCGCCATGTCGGAATCAGGATCGATCAGCTCTTTGTTGCGGTACAGATTCGCCACACGGTCATTGCTGGTGGGGGTTCCGTAGAAGTAGTCAAATCCCTGACCGGTCGGAAGCAAATCGGGGAAGAAGCCGGTCTGCGTGTGTTTGGCGAGATCCCACTTGCCAAAGCAAGCCGTGGCGTAGCCTTGTGTTTTCAGCACTTCCGCGATAGTGATTTCGTCTTCGTGCAAGATCGGGTGAATCTGCTTGGTGTGCCCTCGTTCCGCCACCCGCAGCGGGTAGCAACCGGTCATCAAGGCGGCTCGCGATGGTCCGCAGATGGGCTGAGCGTAGAAGTTGGTGAACTTCATGCCTTCCCTTGCCATCGCATCCAACCGCGGCGTACGGATGTCGGGCGAGCCAAAACAGCCCACGTCCTGGTAGCCTTGGTCGTCGGTGAAGATGACGACAAAGTTAGGCGGCCCGGCGGCCGCGATTCCCTGCATCAGGCACACGCACATCAGGGCTTGGAGCTGGAGCTTCATGGAGGACCGATCGGCTTGGTGGGTGAGCAGGAAAGAGCGGGAATGACAACGTTGAACGTTTGAGCGTTCGGTTGCGGGGGATGGCTTCCGGACAATCACAGGCTGGAAGCCTATGCCACTTATTTGAGGATGGGGCCGGCGATTTTTTCCCCGTTGGTGGTGAGAAGCTGGAAGTGGTGAACGCCGACCTTTTGGCCGTCGCGGTAGGTCCACACGACTTGCTTGTCTCGCGTCACTTCCATGAGTTTAGGTGCGTCCACGTCGGCTCGGCCGCCCGCGTAGCTGGTGATGACGACGTTGCCATTGGGAAGTAGCTGAGCACCGCATGGGTCTTGCAGCCATGCACCGGGAAGGTCTTCGTTGGTCAGCGTCCAGATGACGTTTCCGTCAGCGTCGAAGTCGATCACTCGGTTGCCATGGGTGCAGCAAACAAGTGTCTGTCCATCGCCATGTCGAATGGCGGTGAATGGCCATGTGTGGATCTTGTGATCGGTGTCACCGGGGACGGTTGTGTCCAATTTGCCAAGGACCTCGCCTTCTGGCGAATAGTGGAAAACGGCGAAGTCCAAAAGGTGCGGAGCGAGATAGGTTCCGTCGGCAAGTTTGCGAGCCATCCGAGTCTGCATGTGATGGTTCTTCTTCTGGCACGCCAGCGGGAACTCTAGAATCACCTCGCCGGTGGCACTGATTTCGAGCAATCTGGGGTTGTTGCCCGCTTCCGTGATGACAAACGTGCCGTCGGCGGTTGGCTGAGCGCTGTTGACTTCGCTTTGGGTGCCTTTCCAGATCAACGTCTCTTTTCCGTCAGGAGCGATTTGGACGACGGCTCCTCCGCGATGACGTTTGGATTTGTTGACCGTCAGAATGATCGTTCCATCGTCGAGCACGTAACCATCGCGTGTTGCGGACGGATAGGTCCAGCTTGCCTCGCCGTCGGCTCCCATGATGTATGTCTTTTGCCCGCACGCCAGGAAACTGTGCGCGACGTCTTGCGCTACCACCATGTTGGTAGTGAGGCAGAGTAGAAGGGTGGGCAGAATTTGGAGTGATTTCATGTTGTCACGATCGGGGGTGGGGAGGTTTGTGTGGGGGTGGGAAGGCGTTGTTAAGAAGTTGGCTCGGTCGAGTCACTCTGATTGGGTGAGGCGGTCGATCCATTCCGCATGTTGTTGCTTGATGGAATTCATCGATGGGTCATTCGCCAAGTTATGCCACTCGTTCGGATCGACGTCGTGATCATAGAGTTCTTCCGATCCATCAACGTAGCGGATGTATCGCCAACGGTCGGAACGAACCGTGTGGTTGCCCGCTTTGGTTGACGTGAGTGCGGGACGATCCCAGGGGCCGTCTGGATTGTCGAGCAGTCTTCGAAAGCTCAACCCTTGCAGCCCACCGGGAGGCGGCAATTCGCAGAGTTCCGCCAAGGTCGGGTAGATGTCGATCAATCCCACGGTTCGTTGGCAGACGTTTCCGGAGCCCACCGAGTCGGGAGTTCGCACGATCAAGAGGCTGCGGGTTGATTCTTCCCAGGGCATCCACTTTCGCCAGTGGTTCTTTTCGCCGAGATGCCAGCCGTGATCCGAACACAGAACGACGATTGTGTTGTCCGCGTAGGGGCTGTTGTCCAGTTTGCGGAGCACTTGTCCGATGCAGTCGTCGATCAACGCGACGCAGGCGTGGTAAGCGTGGACGAGTTCGCGTCGGTAGGAAGGGCTGTATTGTTTGACCGCTTCTTCCGCGATCAGCTTGCTTCGGTCGAGCACCCAGCGTCGCCCGATTTCAGGCACATCGTCCAAGTCGTTCTTCAGTACTTTCGGCAACGTCAGGCTGTCTCGATCGAACTGATCGAAATAGCGTTTCGGAGCCGTCATAGGCGTGTGCGGTTTGTAGAAACCCAGCGACAGGAAGAATGGCTGATCGTATTCCTGGTCGAGCTTTTCGATTCCCCAAGCCGCGATCTGTTCGTCGGGCATGCCACCTACTTCGATGTCCAACGCCGCCCATGCCAAGGAGTCTTGGGCGTCTTTGCCGAAACGCTTTGCGAATTGTCGACCGTTGGGAGGTTCAGGTCCCCAACGCAATGTCTTCGGCCCGATCTCGTCCCAATAGGCCTTCTTGCCATGATCGTTGTGGTAGATCTTGCCCATGCACATCGTCCGATATCCGGAATCACCAAACCAAACCGGCATCTGTTTGGCTCGGTGGTAAGCGTCGTGGGCTGACTTCGACGAGTTGTTGTAGATGCCGGTTTTGGAGGCGTACATGCCGGTCATGAAGGACGCTCGTGACGCGTAACAAAGAGCGACTTGGCAATGTGCATTGTTGAACAAAACACTTTGCTGAGCGAAGCGATCCAAGTTCGGTGTTTGAGCGTCGGGATTGCCTCCAAGGCATCCGACCCAGTCGTTGAGGTCATCCACTGTGATGAACAAAACATTGGGGCGATTCGTTTTGTGTTGCACGGAGGCGGAGAGATCGGCAACCGGAGCGGGAGCGGGAAGTTGGCTCATCGCGGCGGCATAGCGTTCCCCCAGCAACAGTTGGCTGCTTGCGTCGAAATGCGTTCCGGGGTCCCAAGTCTTCGTGCCCTCGGACGAAACCAATCCCACGGTGGAGCTTTCTGCAGCGACCAATTGGATCGCGGCACGGACGCTGTCGCGTTTTCCATTGTCAAACACTTCGCCCACGACGATGGGCAAATCCGGAACGCCAACGTCCTCGCGGATTCGAACGATCAGTTCGTCGAGTCGCCGTTGGTACACTCCCGTGCTCGACTTTGAATCCGATTCTCCTTGGTGCCAAAGCATTCCTCGGATCGTGAATTGGTCGCCACGGTCACTCAGTTGCTTGGTCGCCATTCGAATGGTTTCGATGAAATCTCGATAGCGTGGGCCTTGGCTATCGGAGTCTCCCTGCACGCCTGGCTTCCAGTCAACTCGCAGGCTGGAGCCACCCTTGGAACCCTTGATCAACGCCAGTTTTTGAGCTGGATCGGTTTTCAACATCGAACGTGCAAAGCCGATCTCAGGACCAAAGGTAGGCGACGGAATTTCGCCTTTGTACTTCGGCGGGATGCTGAATCCGGGAGCGAGCGTCTGCCAACCGTCGCTCGAGTGAGGAACGTTTCGATAGAAGATGATCGCCTCTTCGATCGGGCTTTTCTGTTCTTCCGTCAGTTCGCTGGTATGGCCGCGGCCATCCATGTTGGATTGGCCAGCGAGAAGGTAGATGTCGTGGTGCTCGGCGACGCAAACGCCGCGCATCGCGAAAAAGACAATCGCCACCGCGGCACAGACAGCTTTTGTTGAAAGAGACGAGGGCATTGCGATTGCTTTTAGAGTGATTGAACGAGTTCTTGCTTGGCGTTGCCGATCAATATCGGTAGTCGCCGCCGTCGCGGCTTCGTTGGCAACTGGCCTGAAGCTCCACGAGCTGTTTGCGAAGTTGCTCGGTGCGTTCGGGCATTTTCTCGGAGAGATCCTGTTTCTCGTACGGATCCTTCGAGAGATCATACAGCCGCAACCGTCCGTTTTTCTTGGCTTCTTGCAGCAGTTTCCAGTCGCCAGAAATGATCGATTGCCCATCGATCCCCTGGTGCAATCGACGATAGCCAAAGAACAAATCTCGGTCTCGGTTTTCTACTTCGCCAAGGATCACCGGCATCAGGTCGATGCCATCGATTGGCCGGGTCGCTTTTTGCACCATCGAGTCACCGACGATGGAGGCAACCGTTGGCAGGAAATCGACCGTGCTGCATCGCACGGTGGTGGAGGTCCCCTCCGGAATCATGCCGGGCCACTCCGCACAGGCAGGTACCAGTAGGCCGCCCTCGTACATTGTGTGTTTATGCCCTTTGAATGGGCCGGCTGATGCGACGCCCTTCTTTGCTAATCCGTCCGACGGTCCATTGTCACTGCAAAAGAAAACGACCGTGTGCTTTTCGATCCCGAGTTCCCGCAGTTTGACACGCAGGCGGCCAACTTGTTGGTCCATCGCCGTGATGCATCCGTAGTAGTTCTTCCGTTTGCTGCCCGCTTTTGGATACAGCTTCTTGAACTCCTCGCCGGCGACGACCGGTTCATGGGGAGCATGAAACCAAACCGTGGCAAAGAATGGTTTGGCTTGGTTCGCTTCGATGAACGGGATCACGCGATCCATGATGACTCGGCTATCGTCTCCCGCGAGATTTTCTTTTGCTTCATGACCGTTGTGAACATAGGGGAAGCCACCTTTCCAAGGTTCTCCCGGTTCGTTTCCCCAACTGTCCCAGTCTTCCGGTGTGATTGTTGGATCCCACGTTGGCACGGCGCTGGTCGTGGCGAAGTATTCATCAAAACCATGATGGGATGGAGGCGAGTAGAAACCACGCGTGCTGACCTCGTCGGGCTTCACCCATCCGATGTGCCACTTACCGAACATGCCAGTCGCATAGCCTCGTTTTTGAAGCATTTCAGCGATCGTGATCTCTCCGACACGCATGCCGCCAGTGTGAGCGGCCAGGATTCCGAAGCGAAATGGGTAGCGTCCCGTCAGGCAGCTGCCTCGAGTCGGTGAGCAAAGCGGAGCGGCGGCGTAGAAGCGATCGAAACGCACACCGGCCGAAGCCATTGCATCCAAGTTGGGTGTTTGCACGACTTCGTTGCCGTTGAACCCGACATCTCCCCATCCCTGATCGTCGCTCATCAACAAAATGACGTTGGGCGGATTGAAGTCAGTGGTTTCCGCGATCGATTGCGTCGCCGGAACCCCGAGAATGAGAGCGAAAAATAGAAAAGCAATTCGCGTTGGGAAGTTCATTGTCGGCTTGCGGGAGCGTCGCAGGTGGGATGAAGGGGAGTGCGTCGCCCGCATGATACTTTGGATTTCACCTCGACGTTGCTATCGCTGACAGTCGCGGTTCCAAACAGATGAGTGTTCTTTCATCCATTGCCGCGCGAGATGTCATCGCTTCGGTGATGAAACCGTTTTCAACCGAACAACAAAGAAAGGCGAAATTGTTGCGAGGTTTATGGCAGACGCTCAGCTGTCTACTACATCAAATCCGATGTCGCAAATCGACTTTTGCATGACGCAAAGCACAACATCACACAGAACAGTACGGCGGTCGGTTGTGGCCCATGCTGAAATGAATGATTGGGTTCGGCACGGAGATGTTTGAGAGCCTAGAGTGCTCCGCGCTCGGCGGACATCTCCATTAACCAGCTGATGATTTCCTCGGTGATGCCGATTCGAGCGGAAGGGACCGCGGACAGTGCGTTCAGCGGCATTGAATCGCGTTCTGCCTGCTCGGGGCATTGGATCATACAGACCCCACCGGCGTCGGCGATGGCTTTCAGACCGCGCGTACCGTCGTCCAGCATTCCCGAGAGGATCACTCCAACCGCGTCGCAACCCGCGCTGGCTGCGACTGACAAAAACAGATCATCGATCCGGCGCAAACGAGCCCGGAAGGATACATCTTCGTTGACATCAAATGCGTTTTCATCCACTTCGACTCGGTCGCGTGAATTCCCGATATAGATCGTCGTGCATTCCAGGCACTCTTCGTCTTCCGGCTCCTCCACCGCGACGCGTGCCTTGTGGCCAAGCAGTTCGGCCAATGTGTTCTTGTGGTTTGGGGTTCGATGAGTCGCAATGATGACCGTGCCAGAAAACCAATTTGGCATGTACTCGACAATCTTGACGATCTCCTGAAACGCTCCGGCTGAACCACCGATCGCCACAACGATTTCAGGTTTCTCACCCGTTGAGCATTGTCGCAATTTGTCCTTCTGTTGATCGTTCAAAACCAGCCCGTTGTTGAGTGACGGTCGAGTTCAAAATGGAACAGTGGTGGCTGCGACCATGGCGATGTGATCCACACTTTGGATCCGATTGTAGCCTTTCGCAGTTTGGAACTACTACGTCACCGAGTGAACACGTTGCGGCGTGGTAGTCAGCGAGACGGCGACGACGGAAAGAGCGGGATGACAATCCAATGATGCAGTCGCTCAAGAATTGGAGGATTGCTTCGGTCGTCACTACTGCGAGAGTGGAGCAAACTCGAGTTCACCGTCGACGTCCGCATTGCTCGGGGAGTCGCCGCGATTGCCTTGGGCATCTTGCGTGTTGAGGTAGTCGCTCAGGCTGGCGTCTTGGTCCGCCGGAATGTTATCCGGCTCCACGAGGCCTCCCACTTGTGACCTCTCGTTTGCCAATCGCATCCAGCCGACACTGCCGGGAGGAATCATGGCGTCGTGAACCATGGCCATCGGTTTGGCGGTGACGTACTCAGGGTTGCGGCAGGCACGGTTGCATCCGGAACAACGTTCGCAAGGACGGCTGCCTCGCCAAAACATCAGCTCATCCAAACAGCTTCGCGACGCGACGAAAACGCGATCACCGGGTTGGATCTGATAGTTCGTCGCCGTGTTTCCCATTTGAACGATTTCGCGGTAACAAACCGGCAAGGTGACGCGGCATTCACAGGGATCGGTTGGCCGAGCCAACAGGATTTGGCACGGATTGGCGCTGGATGTCAAACCGCCCGCTGACACGATTGCATCGAGCACGGTTTCTGAGCCGGACAGCGGATATGCACCTGGCGCATTGACTTCACCCAGCACATAAAAGCGATCGACTGGTTCGAGAAGCCGAACGTTGACTGCGATGGCGTCGCAATCCTCGGGCATCGGTTCCGGTCGGTTCGATTCCGAACCTTGTTTGCTGGCTGCTTGCTCGCTGGCGAATTGTTTGCAGTCGGATTCTTGCTGGCGAATCTGGTGAGCAATTTGTTGCTCGATGAGCGATTCCGCCTGCTCGAGATCGCGGCCGGCGACGATGACGCGTCCGTAAGGCCCCAGGTCCAATGTTCCGTCCGCCAAGACGACTTGGTCGGCCGGCAATCGCAGGTCGCGTTCCAGATTGATGGGCTCGATCAACAGAGCATCACCCGGCTGCAAGGCTCGCGGTGGCAAGACTTGCTTGGCATTCTCTCGAGCGATTCCGCCGGGGATTCGAGAGGCATCGAGGACGTCCTTTGCTTCGCTGGTGAGCGTCGCGCCGGACGGATACAGCGACAGCCCCAGCGTGCTGCAGCCGGTGCTGGCCATTGCGAGCAAGCAACCAAGCGTGAACAGAATCTGATGACCAGAACAACTCATCCTATTACCTCTTGTCGTGGAATCCTTTCCCTACGAACAATCGGCTCAAAGAACAGAACTGGCGTGACTGATTCACGAAGACCGTGGTGATCATCACAACCCGCAAACCTCGCCGCGGTTCAACGTTCACGCGAATCAAGCAGCGTTTTGGAACGCAAGCAGACTTAAAATCCGCCGTCTATGCCATCGACGGCGCCGGCGGTGATTCCCGTTAGAATCAATCGTTGGCCTTCGCGAAGAAGGAAACGGGCCGTTTCTTCGCGGAATGTTTCGACGGGACGTAGCCGCACGATCGGACTTTGAGTGGATCCCATCACGGCCACGACCAGCGTCCGGTCGCGAAGCAGTTCCGAGACGCTGAGGATCGCAGACGCGGGAAGAAGCGAGCGAAGAGCGTACTGTTGTGCCAATTGGGTAAAGTTTGCCGCGATGTCGCGGTAGTCACCCGTCGCAATCAATGCGTTCAAATCCAAACGCCCGCTGCGCAAGTAAACCTTGCCATCCGCTTGCACGAGCGCGTTGTCCGACCCCAGCCAGAACTCATCCAGCACGACGACTCCTTGCCCAATGATGCCTTTGGCTTCGCCCACATCAAACGACTGATTGGCCAGCGAGATCGGTCCAAGAAAACGCGAGGCAGCAAGCAACCCAGGCACGGCCGCACCGCGAGTGTCGCCCAGCTGGAAATCAAAGCGTCCTGACAGATCATCGATGGATTGAATTGACTTTCCACGCAGCGAAATCTCGCCTGAAATTTCACCGCTGGCCAGCGAACTGGATCGACCGAGTTGATCTGTCAATCGAACGAAGTCCATCCGCCGCGTTTTCCAGTGACTCGTTAAATCAACGCCACCAGAGCGTCCTGAAGAAAGTAGCAGGCCGCCTTCCAGTTGACCTCCGCCAACGCGAGAACGCACCGACGGAAAATTGACGCTCCATTTGGACGATTGAAAATTCGCGGTCGCGACCAACGCACTGTGCGCGTTGCCCGCGGGAAGGCCGTAGATGTCCAGGTCTCGCCCGTCGACGTTGCCTCGAACACGAATGGATTCAGTGTGACCGGTGACGGTTGCCTTGCCAGAGGCTCGTCCAAGAAACTGGTTCGCGGTATCGCCGAGGAACCAAAGGCCGAGGTTCAAATCCACGCGGGATGCCACCAATCGCGTGTCGAATCGTGGGTGAATCCTTCGGTCGCCATCGACCAAATAAACCAGTCCATGCAGGCTGAGCGAACCGTCCGCGTAGTCGCCTCTGAGAGACTGAATCCGAAGCACGTCGTTTTCAATTCGGCCAGCCAATCGCAGTTTTCTCGAAAGCGGCTGAGCACGATACTTGAGCTGCGACAGTTCGAGATCGATCGTTGTGTCTGGGATCACAGTGCCTGGCATCACTCTGCCAAGTCCGCTTGGTGATGCGAAGTTGACCGAGACGTTGCCGGTTGCCTTTCCGGTCAGCCCGATCTTTCGACGTGCCAACAAATCAACCAACGCGTCCAACGAAACGCCATCAAACTTCAGTCGTGACGCTTGAAGCCGTGCGGGCAAATCATTGCATTGATCCGAAGCAATCAGTTGTGCGGTGGAGCTACCTTGAACCGTTCCGCCAAAGAGGCCGCCGTTCAAATCGAACTGGAATTCACCTTGGTTGGTCGAAACGTTCGCGTTCAAATCACCGATCGAAGCCTCGCCCAACATGATGGACGAGGCGATCAACTTTGCTGCCCCACGATGTGCGACCGGATCGGACAGCCGGTTCAATGGAACCTTCCAGTCAAGCTCACCTGACAGCGTCGATGCAATTTTCAGTTCAATGCTGTCCGAGACAGGAAGTCGTAGCTCAGGTCGAATGTCGCGAAAATTGAGATCCACGACAATGTCTTCTTGATCACGGCGAGGCACGGTCGCTTGGCCGGAGATTTGTCCGCCGAACAGAGTGGCGGTCAACGATGTCAAATCAAAAGCGGTCTCCGTGAGTTGATACTCGGACTCGACACGATGCACCTTGAAGCGTGAGGGGAGCTCAGAACTTTGCCGCCGCGGAGTGAGAGCGAAGTTGGTTGGCGTGAAGCGGACATCGTGCTCGAACGAGCCGAGGTCCACGCCCGCGACCTGGATCGATGGAGACGCCAGTGACCCAGCGATGTTCCATTGCAGTTGTTCCGCTCGATCGTTCAGTTCGCCTGACCCTTGGATTCGAAAATCAAGTTTGCCTTGAACGAGTCCTTCCTGTTCGGATGATTCAGAGGCGGCGATCCATTCGGACACTTGCCCGATCGGAAGGTCGTCCGCGGCGACTTCAAAAGAGAACGGTCCGTTGCCGGTCAGCGGAAGGTCCGCTTGGCCGATCATTCGAACGGCGGAAGGATTCGACGTCGGCGTTGTTTGCAGATCGATCTTGTCGGCTCGCAGGCGACCGTCCCGTATGACCACTTTGCCGACCTTCAAATCCGCCGTCGGCAATCCACCAAGTTCCAGGGCGTCGGCTTGGAAGGTTCCCTCCAAGTCGTAGCTGGCGATGTCGTCGATACGGTGGATGGGAGCTCGAAACTGCACGTCTCCGGATAGCTCACCATCCTTCGGGAGCATTGGCTCGTAGGATGGGAACAACGAGGCGACCAGTTTGGTGATGGGGGCCAGCGAGATGTCGTCCACCTTCAACTTGGCGGACGCATCGCCTTGAGGAACCAGTTCAAGTGAACCGCTTCCTGTGAAGTTGCCTTTCGTTGGATCGTTGGAAGCCTCGCCGGATTCGACGGCTGAGCCGGTCAACGAACTCAGCGTGGCAACACCATCTCGATAGCGGACCGTGGTTCGCAGATCGAGAAATTCGAAACGGTCGACAACCAAGCGTGAGCTGGTCAGTGTTCCATCGAATCGGTAGGCGGCTCCGTCGGTGAGGGACGTCCATGGAATGCCAACTTCAAACTGCACCGTCACGTTGCCTTCCAACGGGATGCCGAGATCGATCCCAATGGATTTCAGTCGCTCGGCCAGTTTGGCAACATCGATCTCACGAAACGCCCATTGGCTCTCCCAGTAGCGATCCGCGGGGGCCGCGTTTTCTTGGACTGCAGGTGGCTGGACTGCAGGTGGCTGGATTGCAGGTGGCTGGATTGCAGGTGGCTGGATTGCAGGTGGCTGGATTGCAGGTGGGTGGACTGCGGGGGGTTGGACTGCGGGGGGTTGCTGGGCCGAAAGTTGTGCGGCAAAGGCCAGCGACGAAAACACCGTGACGACGCCGATGACGATGCACGTGCACAATCGTCCGGCCGAACTCAGGCGGCACATGGCGGGCGGCGGATCGAGGCGATTCCCGGACACTTTGGCTCCATCTTTCGTAGTTCATGCCATTTTGAACCGCAGCCTACAAAAAGTTCGCCGCCCGATGCCAACGGAATCTGCCGGATTCGAGCGGATCAGAGACGCCAGCATCTGCCGCGATTGGATGCCGTCCAATCCGCCTGCAACGGGGCAAATCACGGGCCCAACGCTGCTTTCCGGACAGGCATTTCTCATGCATTGCTGGCCGAGAAGTGTAGAAACCTGGCCAATGTTGCGGGGTTCCACTCAATGTCCGAGCGGCACCGTTGGGCCCAAGTCGGGATCACCGGTGGCTGATGGACGCCGTTTGGATGCGGCCCGGAGCAGTTTTGTATCGATCCAAACGTTGCTTCACCAACCGGCCGCCGACTTCCCTAAACTTTCTGTCGTGGCCCGATGGGTTCGCGACGCAACGAAGCACCCGTGGTTTCTTTTCCAGCAGTCTTTTCCCAGGATTCCTACTGATGACCGGTTTTCAACGTTACTTGGTCGTTCTTTTGTCGCTCGCGTTGTGCGACTCCATTGTCGATGCCGAAGACTGGAACCGCTTTCGGGGACCGAACGGATCGGGAGTTGTCAAAAGCGACGAATCCGTTCCGGTTCAATGGAGCCCAACACAGAACGTGAAGTGGAAGGTGGCTCTTCCCGGAGCAGGTGTTTCCAGTCCGATCGTGGTTGGCGACCGAATCTTTGTGACGTGCTACTCCGGCTACGGGCTCGATCGAGCCAATCCTGGAGACATCAATGATCTGAAACGACATCTCGTTTGCGTTGACGCCAAATCAGGTGAAATGATCTGGGAGAAATCGATCGACGCGGTTCAGCCGGAAGATCCCTACACGGGTGCCGGCGTTCCCTCCCATGGCTACGCATCGCACTCGCCCGTGTCCGACGGCGAAAACGTGTACGTGTTCTTTGGAAAGACCGGCGCTTTCGCGTTTGATTTTGATGGCAACCAATTGTGGCACACTCCGCTGGGCACCGAATCGGATCCGCACCGTTGGGGTTCCGCGTCGAGTCCGATTTTGTTGGACGAC of Rhodopirellula bahusiensis contains these proteins:
- a CDS encoding polysaccharide biosynthesis/export family protein produces the protein MSCSGHQILFTLGCLLAMASTGCSTLGLSLYPSGATLTSEAKDVLDASRIPGGIARENAKQVLPPRALQPGDALLIEPINLERDLRLPADQVVLADGTLDLGPYGRVIVAGRDLEQAESLIEQQIAHQIRQQESDCKQFASEQAASKQGSESNRPEPMPEDCDAIAVNVRLLEPVDRFYVLGEVNAPGAYPLSGSETVLDAIVSAGGLTSSANPCQILLARPTDPCECRVTLPVCYREIVQMGNTATNYQIQPGDRVFVASRSCLDELMFWRGSRPCERCSGCNRACRNPEYVTAKPMAMVHDAMIPPGSVGWMRLANERSQVGGLVEPDNIPADQDASLSDYLNTQDAQGNRGDSPSNADVDGELEFAPLSQ
- a CDS encoding AsmA family protein produces the protein MCTCIVIGVVTVFSSLAFAAQLSAQQPPAVQPPAVHPPAIQPPAIQPPAIQPPAIQPPAVQPPAVQENAAPADRYWESQWAFREIDVAKLAERLKSIGIDLGIPLEGNVTVQFEVGIPWTSLTDGAAYRFDGTLTSSRLVVDRFEFLDLRTTVRYRDGVATLSSLTGSAVESGEASNDPTKGNFTGSGSLELVPQGDASAKLKVDDISLAPITKLVASLFPSYEPMLPKDGELSGDVQFRAPIHRIDDIASYDLEGTFQADALELGGLPTADLKVGKVVIRDGRLRADKIDLQTTPTSNPSAVRMIGQADLPLTGNGPFSFEVAADDLPIGQVSEWIAASESSEQEGLVQGKLDFRIQGSGELNDRAEQLQWNIAGSLASPSIQVAGVDLGSFEHDVRFTPTNFALTPRRQSSELPSRFKVHRVESEYQLTETAFDLTSLTATLFGGQISGQATVPRRDQEDIVVDLNFRDIRPELRLPVSDSIELKIASTLSGELDWKVPLNRLSDPVAHRGAAKLIASSIMLGEASIGDLNANVSTNQGEFQFDLNGGLFGGTVQGSSTAQLIASDQCNDLPARLQASRLKFDGVSLDALVDLLARRKIGLTGKATGNVSVNFASPSGLGRVMPGTVIPDTTIDLELSQLKYRAQPLSRKLRLAGRIENDVLRIQSLRGDYADGSLSLHGLVYLVDGDRRIHPRFDTRLVASRVDLNLGLWFLGDTANQFLGRASGKATVTGHTESIRVRGNVDGRDLDIYGLPAGNAHSALVATANFQSSKWSVNFPSVRSRVGGGQLEGGLLLSSGRSGGVDLTSHWKTRRMDFVRLTDQLGRSSSLASGEISGEISLRGKSIQSIDDLSGRFDFQLGDTRGAAVPGLLAASRFLGPISLANQSFDVGEAKGIIGQGVVVLDEFWLGSDNALVQADGKVYLRSGRLDLNALIATGDYRDIAANFTQLAQQYALRSLLPASAILSVSELLRDRTLVVAVMGSTQSPIVRLRPVETFREETARFLLREGQRLILTGITAGAVDGIDGGF